Proteins from one Malassezia vespertilionis chromosome 2, complete sequence genomic window:
- a CDS encoding uncharacterized protein (COG:U; EggNog:ENOG503NUVX) translates to MRGLTQYISELRACGARDIEERRGYLALTLLMNEYPDIVRLATVSIKKDLADMSEVNTCLALHVVANIASEEMVEALSEHVLVLLVSRTSPVCVQKKAALALLRLHQKGPLPVNVAEWSARLSDLIRVTHLGVAQCVTTLLIELVKNTPDAYMDCYYAAVDQMYSIVIEDDYKEIYLYHDIPVPWLQVNLLRLLQLYEPTREKSAISKLYKVLDAIFALAQRNSALVPQRSAAYAVLFEAIRLAMHLNPASTTTARSTALLGKLIHSRETNVRYLSLKTLTDLARCTENLTPLQMYRDSIFAALSDRDISVRRRALDLLYTMTDAHLAQDMVLDLFECLPAAEPAMREEIALKISLLAERFAVEKNWYIDTMLYLFNSFGDNVGELVWYNFLTYVMAQPTIQHHTIEKVFEYLVQDSCHELLVKVGSYLVGELSNLIVDEDGASPHEQLDVLHARAELCSPSTRSFLLATYLKLVNLYPLLSDRVLELMRPCQYVSNTELKQRACEYVALLEKKDSTFLDSACRQMTVLAYGLMPGPDPVQRYDVDELCDTSKDSPEKDLPDMSDISIRRSLPDMKATFRDHGNLTPSRPFSAVIEHRNTLHLFSSPPKPEDQSVSTPARTSSPAFDTVTKPVHVPNTPNTGVLYRRNNISVSFSRVHSLVVLHFEMLAVVDGTVHTVTLQGPNDQDTTPGATVHAPFPVRLSRGKPAQVTIQMGPEMCANTLLISMTIDSELHSLRIPLPVMIMQEVKPVTLNTPEFFQRWKAIGSNAGLEVQSVFPIPRYMDRTSQAHFMELLKHLGFGILHSVDPWPENIVAAGVYSTQADGPVGCLLRLEPNAELKLARLTVRTTTARISQTLSCVIKTQLSET, encoded by the coding sequence GGCTACCTTGCGCTTACGCTGTTGATGAATGAATACCCCGATATTGTGCGCCTGGCAACAGTTTCCATCAAAAAGGATCTTGCGGACATGAGTGAAGTAAATACATGCCTTGCGTTGCATGTGGTGGCCAATATTGCGAGTGAAGAGATGGTCGAGGCACTCTCTGAGCATGTGTTGGTACTGCTTGTATCACGCACTTCTCCCGTCTGTGTACAGAAAAAGGCGGCATTAGCACTGCTCCGGCTGCATCAAAAAGGGCCACTGCCAGTCAATGTTGCCGAATGGAGTGCGCGCTTGAGCGATTTGATACGAGTGACGCATTTAGGAGTGGCGCAGTGTGTCACTACGCTGCTCATTGAGCTAGTCAAGAATACTCCAGACGCATATATGGATTGCTACTATGCTGCTGTGGACCAAATGTACAGCATTGTGATTGAGGATGATTACAAGGAGATTTATTTGTACCACGACATCCCAGTGCCATGGCTGCAAGTGAACTTGCTCCGACTCTTGCAGTTGTACGAACCGACACGCGAGAAATCAGCTATATCTAAGTTGTACAAAGTACTGGACGCAATTTTCGCATTGGCACAAAGAAACAGCGCGCTTGTCCCGCAGAGAAGCGCAGCCTATGCCGTGCTTTTTGAAGCAATCCGCCTTGCAATGCACTTGAATCCTGCATCTACCACCACGGCGCGATCAACAGCGCTTCTCGGGAAGCTCATTCATTCGCGTGAAACGAATGTGCGGTACTTGAGTTTGAAGACGCTGACcgacttggcgcgctgcaccgaGAATCTCACGCCGTTGCAAATGTATCGCGACTCTatttttgcggcgctttcgGACCGTGATATAAGTGTgcgacgccgagcactCGATCTGCTGTATACTATGACAGATGCGCACTTAGCACAAGATATGGTGCTGGATTTGTTTGAATGTTTGCCCGCGGCGGAgccggcgatgcgcgaagAAATTGCACTGAAAATTTCTTTGTTGGCAGAGCGGTTTGCTGTAGAGAAGAACTGGTACATTGATACAATGCTCTACTTGTTCAACTCTTTTGGCGACAACGTTGGCGAGCTGGTTTGGTATAATTTCTTGACCTATGTAATGGCACAGCCTACCATCCAACACCACACTATTGAGAAAGTGTTTGAATATTTGGTGCAGGATTCGTGCCATGAGCTGCTGGTAAAGGTAGGCAGTTATTTGGTGGGTGAACTAAGCAACTTGATTGTCGATGAAGATGGCGCATCTCCCCACGAGCAACTCGATGTTTTGCACGCCCGCGCTGAGTTGTGCTCTCCTTCCACGCGCTCCTTTTTGTTAGCGACCTACTTGAAACTGGTCAACTTGTACCCTTTGCTTTCAGACCGTGTGTTGGAGCTCATGCGTCCATGCCAATACGTTTCGAACACGGAACtaaagcagcgcgcttgcgaaTACGTGGCACTGTTGGAGAAAAAGGACAGCACATTTTTGGACTCTGCATGCAGGCAAATGACCGTATTGGCATATGGATTGATGCCAGGACCAGATCCGGTGCAGCGTTATGATGTGGACGAGTTGTGTGACACATCCAAGGATTCGCCTGAGAAAGATTTGCCCGATATGAGTGACATTAGCATCCGACGCTCGCTTCCGGACATGAAAGCCACGTTTCGGGATCATGGCAATCTTACACCGTCGCGTCCCTTCTCTGCTGTGATCGAACATCGAAATACACTTCATCTTTTTTCCTCGCCGCCCAAGCCCGAGGACCAGTCTGTTTCAACGCCTGCAAGGACCTCGTCGCCTGCGTTCGACACTGTCACCAAACCTGTACATGTTCCCAACACGCCCAACACAGGTGTACTGTACCGACGCAACAATATAAGCGTCTCGTTTTCGCGTGTCCACTCCCTCGTTGTGCTGCACTTTGAGATGCTAGCAGTCGTGGACGGCACGGTTCATACAGTGACGTTGCAAGGACCCAACGATCAAGACACCACGCCCGGTGCAACGGTTCACGCCCCTTTTCCAGTGCGCTTGAGCCGGGGAAAACCAGCGCAAGTGACCATCCAAATGGGGCCCGAAATGTGTGCAAACACGCTTCTCATCTCCATGACGATAGACAGCGAGTTGCACTCTTTGCGCATCCCGCTTCCTGTGATGATCATGCAAGAAGTGAAACCGGTAACGCTGAATACGCCAGAATTTTTCCAGCGTTGGAAAGCGATTGGGTCCAACGCAGGATTGGAAGTGCAAAGCGTTTTTCCCATTCCGCGGTACATGGACCGCACATCACAGGCACACTTTATGGAATTGCTCAAGCATCTGGGTTTTGGAATTTTGCACAGTGTAGACCCATGGCCGGAAAATATCGTCGCAGCAGGCGTGTATTCAACACAGGCAGATGGCCCAGTCGGCtgtctgctgcgcttggagcCGAATGCTGAACTCAAGCTTGCACGCTTGACGGTCCGTACCACCACTGCGCGCATCTCCCAGACACTCTCGTGTGTGATAAAGACACAGCTCTCAGAAACATAA
- the RRN3 gene encoding DNA independent RNA polymerase I transcription factor (COG:K; EggNog:ENOG503NZ4B; BUSCO:EOG09261660) produces the protein MAQKAKSDLGPYDELVAQFQRGANTCSQPSSALQLQSWLLALSHVAPSLDRSCASLVDAVIELPWLAMPQDVADVWMRLILSVVSARSEWITKVVTLLFRSFGLHSEWYKQLGERYFDQAATHITHRQVYDRLHTLLSHLLRLIPTLPSTLQPTLIQNFPHKRDRTLTQVLYIRNLLRVTEYCEALTEPIWSAVIDHALQVDVGIQVELDELEEKGLEPTDTVNLADVLDRDVHEINGEEEQSLATSPGEDPKDGSGSDLDMLENLSDEDGYDASDSLNTVAIKEEPAWSEIAVLSGKLDAIMKTVFDFLSHWVGHKQRSSTADVRCYQLFQTLLGIFARSILTTFKSRHVQFILFWYSSLDPEFTDMFLGTLLSKSLYVMPGAGNANAANVASASILRAGAAGYVASYVARAKFVDGSTTRMVVLNLCTYMDACLESFTSLGANAPPPGARDHTIFYAVAQAVFYIFCFRWRDLRDGGTLAHDSSLVPHSDEDSAHSLAATYPAAYSFELSPQLLPSLGGTGVSFASVSSNHSGANVPISGWSLGLAVVQRAITSPLNPLRYCNVNVVHQFAYVAQYTGFLYCYSILDTNVRRSAKEASTCAPNTPLHEQNGVNSSTRESTPVAHSKRLHLIAGASDTPAPIAAKSMDVFFPFDPYRLPRSNAYTEPVYREWSEVAPDGEEDDEEQDADEDVEELQRADVGDDSDECDGPIADIAHARRAKLSAFVPRCSASRLAAFPSSSDPSITPEFVAQSLETMSISPYNG, from the exons ATGGCGCAAAAAGCCAAG AGCGACCTTGGCCCCTACGACGAATTGGTAGCCCAGTTTCAACGCGGCGCTAATACATGCTCACAACCTTCTTCTGCATTGCAGCTCCAATCATGGCTATTGGCGCTATCGCATGTTGCGCCGTCATTAGACAGGTCATGTGCGTCTTTGGTGGATGCGGTGATTGAGCTCCCGTGGCTGGCCATGCCCCAGGATGTTGCAGATGTATGGATGCGGCTTATATTGTCGGTTGTAAGCGCTCGCAGCGAGTGGATCACCAAAGTCGTCACGCTCCTCTTCCGGAGTTTTGGCCTAC ACTCGGAGTGGTACAAACAACTTGGCGAGCGTTACTTCGATCAAGCAGCGACACACATTACACATCGTCAAGTGTATGACCGCTTGCACACACTTCTGTCACATTTACTACGGCTTATTCCTACTCTTCCTTCTACGCTGCAGCCAACCCTCATCCAAAATTTTCCGCATAAGCGGGATCGTACATTGACCCAGGTGCTTTACATTCGTAACCTTTTGCGTGTGACAGAGTACTGCGAGGCGCTTACTGAACCTATTTGGTCCGCGGTGATCGACCATGCTTTACAAGTCGATGTAGGGATTCAAGTGGAGTTGGACGAGCTAGAAGAAAAAGGACTGGAGCCTACGGATACAGTCAACCTTGCAGATGTATTGGACAGAGATGTGCACGAAATTAATGGGGAGGAAGAGCAGTCTTTGGCTACGTCGCCAGGCGAAGATCCGAAAGATGGGTCAGGTTCCGACCTCGACATGCTCGAAAATCTTTCCGATGAAGATGGCTACGACGCCTCTGACTCCTTGAATACTGTCGCGATCAAGGAGGAGCCAGCTTGGAGCGAAATTGCAGTGCTTTCTGGTAAACTGGACGCTATTATGAAAACCGTCTTTGACTTTCTGAGCCACTGGGTAGGACACAAGCAACGTTCCAGCACGGCAGATGTGCGGTGCTACCAATTGTTTCAGACGCTCCTGGGGATATTTGCGCGCTCTATATTGACGACTTTCAAGTCGCGCCATGTCCAGTTTATTCTATTTTGGTACTCCTCGCTGGATCCCGAATTTACCGACATGTTTCTCGGCACGCTCCTTAGCAAGAGTCTGTATGTGATGCCCGGCGCAGGAAATGCGAATGCAGCAAATGTTGCGTCTGCATCGATCTTGCGTGCTGGGGCTGCTGGTTACGTTGCGAGCTATGTGGCGCGTGCCAAGTTTGTCGATGGATCTACCACGCGTATGGTGGTGTTGAATTTGTGTACCTATATGGATGCATGCCTCGAGTCTTTTACTAGTTTAGGTGCAAACGCACCTCCACCGGGCGCGAGGGACCACACCATCTTTTACGCGGTTGCTCAAGCTGTGTTTTACATCTTCTGTTTCCGCTGGCGCGATTTGCGTGATGGGGGCACTTTGGCACATGACTCTTCTCTCGTCCCGCATAGCGACGAGGATAGTGCGCATTCGCTTGCGGCTACCTATCCTGCGGCGTATTCATTCGAGCTGTCGCCGCAGCTTTTGCCTTCCTTGGGCGGCACTGGTGTCTCATTTGCCTCGGTCTCGTCGAACCACTCTGGTGCGAATGTGCCTATATCCGGCTGGTCGCTCGGCCTGGCTGTGGTGCAGCGTGCAATTACGTCTCCTTTGAATCCATTGCGCTATTGCAATGTAAACGTGGTGCATCAATTTGCATACGTGGCCCAGTATACGGGATTCTTGTACTGCTACTCTATTTTGGACACAAACGTTcgtcgcagcgcaaagGAAGCCTCGACATGTGCGCCTAATACGCCGCTCCATGAGCAAAATGGCGTGAATTCTTCCACGCGAGAGTCGACACCCGTCGCTCATTCAAAACGGCTTCATCTAATTGCCGGTGCGAGCGATACACCCGCACCGATCGCTGCCAAAAGTATGGACGTTTTCTTCCCTTTCGACCCGTACCGCCTTCCCAGATCGAACGCTTACACTGAGCCGGTCTACCGCGAATGGTCTGAGGTTGCACCCGACGGCGAAGAAGACGATGAAGAGCAGGATGCGGATGAGGACGTGGAAGAGTTGCAACGCGCGGATGTGGGCGACGATTCGGACGAGTGTGATGGACCCATTGCCGATATcgcgcatgcacgccgtGCCAAGCTCAGTGCATTTGTGCCAAGAtgcagtgcgtcgcgcctggCCGCATTTCCTTCTTCATCCGACCCAAGCATTACGCCGGAGTTTGTGGCACAAAGTCTAGAAACGATGAGCATTAGCCCATACAATGGTTAA
- the GSP1 gene encoding GTP-binding nuclear protein gsp1/Ran (EggNog:ENOG503NW2J; BUSCO:EOG09264LKR; COG:U) — MTDAQNIPNFKLVLVGDGGTGKTTFVKRHLTGEFEKKYIATLGVEVHPLQFHTNFGPIVFNVWDTAGQEKFGGLRDGYYIQGQCGIIMFDVTSRITYKNVPNWHRDLERVCENIPIVLCGNKVDVKERKVKTGAVTFHRKKNLQYFEISAKSNYNFEKPFLWLARKLVGNPALEFAAAPALAPPEVQIDHSLMEQYNKELETAAAAPLPDEDDGDL, encoded by the exons ATGACAGACGCTCAAAACATCCCTAATTTCAAGCTGGTACTTG TTGGTGATGGTGGTACGGGAAAGACCACTTTTGTGAAG CGTCACCTTACCGGCGAGTTTGAGAAGAAGTACATTG CGACCCTCGGTGTTGAAGTCCATCCTCTCCAGTTTCACACCAACTTTGGCCCTATCGTTTTCAACGTGTGGGACACTGCAGGCCAGGAAAAGTTTGGTGGCCTGCGTGATGGCTACTACATCCAGGGCCAGTGTGGCATCATTATGTTTGATGTTACCTCGCGTATTACATACAAAAACGTTCCTAACTGGCACCGCGACCTCGAACGTGTTTGTGAGAACATTCCCATTGTTCTCTGTGGTAACAAGGTCGATGTGAag GAACGGAAAGTCAAGACGGGAGCCGTGACGTTCCACCGTAAGAAGAACTTGCAGTACTTTGAGATTTCCGCCAAGTCGAACTACAACTTCGAGAAGCCTTTCCTGTGGCTCGCCAGGAAGTTGGTTGGCAATCCCGCACTTGAATTTGCCGCTGCTCCGGCTCTCGCTCCTCCAGAAGTCCAGATTGACCACAGTCTCATGGAGCAATACAACAAGGAGCTCGAGACGgctgccgccgctcctcTTCCCGATGAGGACGATGGCGATCTTTAA
- a CDS encoding uncharacterized protein (COG:K; EggNog:ENOG503Q3B8) has translation MAKEWQREGAVEGVLSGLAKISATMNLAIPPVWMGDAGASMMDQLDTLVMRYIPQLEGVLITHSDAHFKSALGEIYGDSAFAEAPVAFRALVWRPEIGMMLEGVITLSSPSHVSLLLHDTFNAAISAEHLPVGEWEFAYYEEGAVQRSDPNDRSLGLWRHKKTGSPLGGNEHKLLFTVISMTVANRMLSLHGSLLKDPFSVAPPRPGSLSFDQALAEAEHVEEPEEAVEVTHEESMFLAEPAPRKVRWDDSDATSEEEDKAAADRSEEVEIEDDAEDSDEDQDSYDEPVVDTDEMSSDEETLPVINETGTTTEETLQMQDDINVTKAEKKRKKDRKEKKGKKEKRDKKEEKSHKEKNKPGASRSSKRSAKEEYEKPKKKKRTNA, from the exons ATGGCGAAGGAATGGCAACGGGAGGGGGCGGTAGAGGGTGTGCTTTCGGGACTTGCAAAAATCTCGGCTACGATGAACCTTGCCATTCCCCCTGTATGGATGGGTGATGCCGGAGCTTCCATGATGGACCAATTGGACACGCTCGTCATGCG CTACATTCCCCAGCTTGAGGGTGTTCTCATTACGCATTCAGATGCACACTTTAAAAGCGCACTGGGTGAAATTTACGGTGATTCTGCGTTTGCAGAGGCACCTGTCGCATTCCGAGCGCTGGTTTGGCGCCCGGAAATCGGTATGATGCTAGAAGGAGTAATCACATTATCCTCGCCAAGCCACGTATCTTTACTCCTTCACGACACGTTTAATGCAGCAATTTCTGCCGAGCATTTGCCCGTCGGAGAGTGGGAGTTTGCTTACTATGAAGAGGGCGCTGTCCAGCGCAGTGACCCGAATGACCGCAGCCTTGGACTCTGGCGCCATAAAAAGACGGGCTCGCCACTGGGCGGAAACGAGCATAAGCTTCTGTTTACGGTAATCAGCATGACCGTGGCGAACCGAATGCTTTCTCTACATGGCAGTCTACTTAAAGACCCATTCAGCGTTGCACCTCCACGGCCTGGCTCGCTTTCCTTTGACCAAGCGCTCGCTGAAGCCGAGCATGTAGAGGAGCCCGAGGAGGCAGTGGAAGTAACACATGAGGAGAGCATGTTTCTGGCAGAGCCCGCACCGCGTAAAGTGCGCTGGGATGATTCTGACGCGACTagcgaagaagaggacaaagcagcagcagacCGGAGCGAAGAGGTCGAAATAGAGGATGATGCCGAGGATAGCGATGAGGATCAAGACAGCTACGACGAACCGGTCGTCGATACAGACGAGATGTCGAGCGACGAAGAGACGCTCCCTGTAATAAACGAAACTGGCACCACGACTGAGGAGACGTTACAGATGCAGGATGACATTAATGTCACAAAGGCAGAGAAGAAGAGAAAGAAAGACAGGAAGGAAAAGAAGGGAAAAAAAGAAAAGCGCGACAAGAAGGAGGAAAAGTCCCACAAAGAAAAGAACAAGCCTGGCGCATCACGCAGCTCGAAACGTTCTGCAAAAGAGGAGTATGAAAAGCCCAAGAAAAAGAAACGCACAAATGCGTAG
- a CDS encoding uncharacterized protein (COG:O; EggNog:ENOG503P7ZQ) has protein sequence MMLPRSVQMQAFRIARMSPAHQSVRFLSQSPIARKVEEDISGERLGEILQEKQQQGAEGVPLLVDFFAEWCGPCKQLSPILLRLASSPELVGGRNIDLVTVDVDKNMEVAQMFQVRAMPTVVAIKDGKHASTFVGLLPEPKLKEFIENL, from the exons ATGATGCTTCCACGCTCtgtgcaaatgcaagcGTTCCGTATAGCGCGTATGAGCCCCGCTCACCAGTCTGTGCGGTTCCTCTCACAGTCTCCTATTGCTCGCAAGGTTGAGGAAGACATTTCTGGCGAACGCCTTGGCGAAATTTTACAGGaaaagcagcagcaaggTGCAGAGGGCGTGCCGCTGTTGGTCGACTTCTTTGCAGAGTGGTGTGGACCCTGTAAGCAACTGAGTCCGATCCTTCTTCGCCTTGCTTCTTCGCCTGAGCTGGTTGGCGGCCGTAACATCGACTTGGTCACTGTGGATGTGGACAAAAATATGGAAGTGGCACAAATGTTCCAG GTCCGTGCAATGCCTACCGTTGTAGCCATTAAAGATGGGAAACATGCCTCCACGTTTGTAGGGCTTCTTCCTGAACCGAAGCTGAAGGAGTTTATTGAGAACCTATAA
- a CDS encoding uncharacterized protein (EggNog:ENOG503NZ19; TransMembrane:1 (i175-193o); COG:A) yields MANVRFIPTRDLPSVSQVHVDDVQRGIEEIKRAYDIGSGRETWIWEPLRGEEFRSNGQHDSAPEDAFEERYVQTWLNAVLRKACKEHEFAPFTDECAALLVLMAGQSAAGVRETVYRFFLGDRMPTDKHEASAHVYIRDIPLTDDALGGRTWGAAPYMARRLMLQYAKKHRPRRILELGAGTGLVGLALGVWMRTQGCPAEIFLTDYHAVVLENLHYNVTRNGLDSDDVGAHVATLDWQHVYEAYTGELASMTTAQTLPAANQERSAAYPPLTDDHPFDVILAADCIYDPAHPAWIHAVACKYLAPKKPGNAEPELHILVPVRSTHLQELDAVYNAFTHPSSPFHVVCEEQIRGTDDFGPITMHRSAFHEQQGHTVEYKYLVIQRS; encoded by the coding sequence ATGGCCAACGTGCGTTTTATACCAACGCGGGACTTGCCCAGCGTATCGCAAGTGCACGTAGACGATGTGCAGCGGGGAATTGAAGAGATAAAACGCGCCTACGATATTGGTTCAGGCAGGGAAACTTGGATATGGGAGCCGTTGCGAGGAGAGGAATTTAGATCAAATGGGCAGCACGACAGCGCGCCAGAAGACGCGTTCGAGGAGCGCTATGTCCAGACGTGGCTGAATGCCGTGCTACGCAAGGCATGCAAAGAGCATGAATTTGCACCATTTACTGACGAATGTGCCGCGTTGCTTGTTTTGATGGCGGGTCAGTCTGCTGCTGGCGTACGAGAAACTGTATACCGTTTTTTCTTGGGCGATCGTATGCCAACTGACAAGCACGAAGCGAGTGCTCATGTGTATATTCGCGATATACCTCTTACAGACGACGCTTTGGGTGGTCGAACGTGGGGGGCCGCTCCGTACATGGCGAGGCGCCTTATGCTTCAGTACGCAAAAAAACATCGACCGCGACGCATTTTAGAGCTTGGTGCGGGCACTGGCCTTGTTGGGTTAGCGCTTGGCGTATGGATGCGCACACAAGGATGCCCTGCAGAGATCTTTCTCACGGACTATCACGCGGTCGTTCTGGAAAATTTACACTATAATGTTACTCGTAATGGTTTGGACAGCGACGATGTCGGTGCACATGTCGCAACCTTGGACTGGCAGCATGTATACGAGGCGTACACGGGAGAGTTGGCAAGCATGACTACGGCACAAACACTTCCTGCAGCCAACCAGGAACGGTCCGCTGCATATCCACCTTTGACAGATGACCATCCATTCGATGTCATCCTCGCAGCAGACTGCATTTACGATCCAGCACACCCAGCGTGGATTCATGCAGTAGCATGCAAGTACCTCGCACCCAAAAAGCCAGGGAATGCGGAGCCGGAGCTGCATATTCTTGTTCCTGTACGATCCACACACCTACAGGAATTGGACGCTGTGTACAACGCGTTTACACACCCTTCCAGCCCCTTTCATGTTGTGTGCGAAGAGCAGATCCGGGGCACGGATGATTTTGGACCTATCACGatgcaccgcagcgcatttCATGAGCAGCAAGGGCACACAGTAGAGTATAAGTACCTGGTCATTCAACGATCATAG
- the IME4 gene encoding mRNA (2'-O-methyladenosine-N(6)-)-methyltransferase (COG:A; EggNog:ENOG503NZ3M), with product MSKFGKFDIVVVDPPWDIHMSLPYGTLSDEDMYNIHIPSLQEEGLLFLWVTGRAMEFGRSLLRKMGYMRIDELVWIKINQVQRLIRTGRTGHWLNHTKEHCFVGLKMPGMPPMDAPPPGMCLPIPQWLNRGIGNDVIVTQVRDTSRKPDELYSMIERICPGGRKIELFGRQHNIRPGWLTLGNQLKGTHVVEKRLREACAEQGITNT from the coding sequence ATGTCCAAGTTTGGCAAGTTTGACATTGTTGTAGTGGATCCACCTTGGGATATCCACATGTCGCTTCCATATGGAACGCTTTCTGATGAAGATATGTACAATATACACATCCCTTCCTTGCAAGAAGAAGGGCTCTTGTTTCTTTGGGTGACAGGACGCGCGATGGAATTTGGGCGCTCCTTATTGCGAAAAATGGGGTATATGCGCATCGACGAGCTGGTGTGGATAAAAATTAACCAAGTGCAACGGCTTATTCGTACTGGGCGTACTGGCCATTGGCTCAATCACACAAAAGAACATTGCTTCGTGGGCCTGAAAATGCCAggcatgccgcccatggaTGCACCACCGCCAGGCATGTGCCTCCCAATTCCACAATGGCTGAATAGGGGTATCGGTAATGACGTGATTGTAACGCAAGTCCGGGATACGTCAAGAAAGCCTGACGAGCTCTATTCCATGATAGAGCGCATTTGCCCTGGCGGCCGTAAAATTGAGCTTTTCGGAAGACAGCACAATATACGTCCCGGGTGGCTCACGCTTGGAAACCAACTGAAAGGCACCCATGTCGTCGAGAAGCGATTACGTGAGGCGTGTGCAGAGCAAGGCATCACCAACACATAG
- a CDS encoding uncharacterized protein (TransMembrane:1 (i28-51o)) has product MASPIGRDSYDGAKLHHFERRRIQGVKWSYAVAFVASVTAILAIMLVLAIICKFANPPRAPAQHFAFATSGSLRNGADENRRLSRAQRRGSTVRYPRGSTSQIGLLDQIQPVPVATQYEPRKLPMPPLQPGEKRASRLLPAPPVQQSVGMVPHEIPSYASASSSRPPRILPQPPITDMLSPFRDEGMSPFDSNEALATSHPSRNARGYVPLPDPAAYRNVHSENAYEGYPAQEGSDAYYTDSGPKQQLKGNPSQSSQHSRVESIGAGDYRRHSRKYKGRMSTAERVNVLRATNTDYDNTSESKSNKPPRELPYPPMSNRESEELYTTESAQYPVRDEHQYWGDYDNRRWMQSTNNTGKIYRYNPI; this is encoded by the exons ATGGCGAGTCCAATTGGGAGAGATTC CTATGATGGCGCGAAGCTTCACCACTTTGAGCGTCGTCGTATACAGGGCGTGAAATGGAGCTACGCCGTTGCGTTTGTTGCTTCCGTTACTGCCATTCTTGCGATTATGCTTGTTCTGGCAATCATTTGCAAGTTTGCAaatccgccgcgcgctcccGCGCAGCACTTTGCTTTTGCAACCTCGGGAAGCTTGAGAAATGGTGCAGACGAAAACAGGCGTctgtcgcgcgcgcagcgcagagGGAGCACGGTACGCTATCCACGGGGGTCTACATCTCAGATTGGGCTATTAGATCAGATCCAACCCGTTCCCGTGGCGACACAGTACGAACCAAGGAAGCTTCCGATGCCTCCGCTGCAACCAGGTGAAaaacgcgcgtcgcgcttgttACCTGCACCGCCCGTTCAACAATCGGTCGGTATGGTACCGCATGAGATTCCTTCGTATGCATCCGCAAGTTCGTCGAGACCCCCTCGCATTCTCCCTCAACCACCGATTACGGATATGCTTTCGCCGTTTCGGGACGAAGGGATGTCACCATTTGACTCGAATGAAGCGTTAGCAACATCGCACCCCTCACGAAACGCGCGAGGATATGTTCCTCTCCCTGATCCTGCTGCATACCGAAACGTTCATTCAGAGAACGCGTATGAAGGATACCCCGCACAGGAAGGCTCAGATGCTTATTACACCGACTCGG GGCCCAAGCAACAGTTGAAAGGGAATCCATCTCAGAGTTCCCAGCACTCCCGTGTAGAAAGCATTGGCGCTGGCGACTACCGTCGTCACAGCCGCAAGTACAAGGGGCGGATGTCAACTGCGGAGCGCGTCAATGTTCTTCGTGCTACCAATACCGATTACGACAATACTAGCGAGTCCAAGTCGAACAAGCCGCCAAGGGAGCTTCCGTATCCGCCCATGAGCAATCGCGAAAGTGAAGAGCTATACACGACAGAGTCTGCTCAATATCCGGTTCGTGACGAGCACCAGTACTGGGGCGATTATGATAATCGACGCTGGATGCAGTCGACGAACAACACTGGTAAAATTTATCGATACAACCCGATTTGA
- a CDS encoding uncharacterized protein (COG:S; EggNog:ENOG503P64Q), with protein MSDFKSSQYFKQITDGLAGMSDAEKKDLQKKTNAVFEFHIKNSGGKELVQTIDLKKEATVYEGKAKGKADCVISLADDTFADLAEGKVNGQKAFMGGKLKVKGNVMLATKLDGVLKAQKAKA; from the exons ATGAGCGACTTCAAGTCTTCCCAGTATTTCAAGCAAATCACCGACGGCCTTGCCGGCATGTCTGATGCCGAGAAGAAGGACCTCCAGAAGAAG ACCAACGCCGTCTTCGAGTTCCACATTAAGAACTCTGGTGGCAAGGAGCTCGTCCAGACCATCGATCTTAAGAAGGAGGCCACTGTTTACGAGGGCAAGGCTAAGGGCAAGGCTGATTGCGTGATCAGCCTCGCTGACGACA CTTTTGCCGATCTCGCTGAGGGCAAGGTCAATGGCCAGAAGGCCTTTATGGGTGGTAAGCTCAAGGTCAAGGGCAACGTTATGCTTGCCACCAAGCTCGACGGTGTGCTCAAAGCCCAGAAGGCCAAGGCGTAA